A window of Argopecten irradians isolate NY chromosome 1, Ai_NY, whole genome shotgun sequence contains these coding sequences:
- the LOC138320306 gene encoding alkaline phosphatase, tissue-nonspecific isozyme-like, whose amino-acid sequence MDLHHLCIMLVCLSIASCYSQHENSPQFWNNMAQDDIRKALGRLPNTNVAKNVILFIGDGMSISSTTAARIRRGQLNGRTGEETVLKFEEFPHVGLLKTYPVDRQTADSASTATALLSGVKTKYYLVGLDGTAERGNCASSHGARLKTMVDWAEEEGKSTGIVTTTRLTHATPSSAYAHSVDRNWEGDVKVPDDVIGNCMDIAYQFAYENGHIEVAFAGGRRHFLPVHVADPEANFTYAKYQRRDNLNLIEYWQQERRKEGKRYKYVWNKQQFDAIDPDQTDTVLGLFSPSHMQYELERDHGPLGEPSLAEMTSKAIKILQKNDKGFFLLVEGGRIDHAHHDNKAKKALHETLALEDAVKEAVKLTDEEDTLLVVTADHSHVFTLGGYPNRGNDILGAVDNVPDQYLPPDRKGFTTITYGNGPGYENGSRIDPRVTDTTTNDYMFPSAVPLGEDTHGADDVAVYAQGPMAHLLHGVHEQNYVAHVMAYASCMGLNKGHCVQYEIINQGSTHASPWCLLLVISLMQCILHIRH is encoded by the exons ATGGATTTACATCATCTTTGCATAATGTTGGTGTGTCTGTCGATTGCTAGCTGTTATTCACAACATGAAAATT CTCCACAATTTTGGAACAACATGGCACAGGACGACATTAGGAAGGCATTGGGACGTCTGCCAAATACCAACGTCGCCAAAAACGTCATCCTCTTCATCGGCGATGGTATGAGTATATCATCTACAACAGCCGCTAGGATACGTCGAGGACAGCTCAACGGTCGGACAGGCGAGGAAACTGTGCTGAAATTTGAGGAGTTTCCACACGTAGGACTCCTGAag ACGTATCCTGTGGACCGACAGACGGCCGACTCGGCGTCCACGGCTACAGCACTACTGTCTGGTGTGAAGACAAAGTACTACCTCGTCGGCCTGGACGGTACTGCCGAACGTGGCAACTGTGCATCGTCACATGGAGCTAGGCTCAAAACAATGGTCGACTGGGCCGAGGAGGAGG GTAAGTCTACCGGTATAGTTACCACCACACGACTTACCCACGCCACCCCGAGCTCGGCATACGCTCACTCCGTGGATCGGAACTGGGAAGGTGACGTGAAGGTGCCAGATGACGTCATAGGAAATTGTATGGACATAGCCTATCAATTTGCCTACGAAAATGGACATATTGAa GTAGCCTTTGCGGGAGGAAGGCGACATTTTCTTCCAGTCCACGTGGCGGATCCAGAGGCAAACTTCACCTACGCCAAATACCAGAGACGAGATAATCTCAACCTGATTGAG TATTGGCAGCAGGAGCGACGTAAGGAAGGGAAGCGCTACAAGTACGTCTGGAACAAACAGCAGTTTGATGCTATAGATCCCGACCAAACTGATACAGTTTTAG GATTGTTCTCGCCGAGCCATATGCAGTATGAACTTGAGAGGGACCATGGACCACTTGGGGAACCTTCGCTGGCGGAAATGACGTCAAAGGCGATTAAGATTTTGCAGAAGAATGACAAAGGATTTTTTCTCCTGGTGGAGG GAGGACGTATTGACCATGCTCATCATGACAACAAAGCCAAGAAAGCCCTGCACGAGACTCTTGCCCTAGAGGACGCCGTGAAGGAAGCTGTCAAACTAACCGATGAAGAGGATACACTCCTCGTGGTGACGGCTGACCACTCGCACGTGTTTACCCTGGGTGGCTACCCTAACAGAGGGAACGACATCCTAG GTGCAGTAGATAACGTCCCTGATCAGTACCTCCCTCCCGATCGGAAAGGTTTCACCACTATTACGTACGGAAACGGTCCTGGGTATGAAAACGGCAGTAGGATAGACCCAAGGGTTACTGACACTA CTACCAATGACTACATGTTCCCGAGTGCGGTACCCCTGGGTGAGGACACACACGGAGCTGACGACGTGGCAGTGTATGCTCAAGGCCCCATGGCGCACCTCCTGCACGGGGTGCACGAACAGAATTATGTAGCGCATGTGATGGCGTACGCTTCTTGCATGGGGCTCAATAAGGGACATTGCGTCCAATACGAAATCATAAACCAAGGATCAACACATGCATCACCATGGTGTTTGCTCCTTGTTATATCTTTAATGCAATGCATTCTCCATATACGACATTGA